In Streptomyces venezuelae, the sequence GGAAGCGGGGCCGCCCGTGCTGGTCACCTGCTCGACCATCGGGGCGACCGCGGAGTCGCTGGCTCCGGAGCTCGGTGTTCCGGTGCTGCGGGTGGACCGGCCGATGGCGGCCGCCGCGGTACGGACGGGGGCGCGGATCGCCGTACTGGCCGCCCTGGAGTCCACCCTCGCCCCGACCGGGGAGCTGCTGGCCGAGGAGGCGGGCGAGCGGCCCGTGTCCGTCGTCCCGCACCTGGTCGCCGGGGCCTGGGACCTCTTCGAGGCCGGGGACACCGCCGGCTACCTCGCCCGCGTCGCCGCGGTCGCCGACTCCATCGCCGGCGCGGACGCCGCGGACGTCGTCGTGCTGGCCCAGGCCTCCATGGCCGGGGCCGCGGGGCTGGTCACGGGCCCGGTTGTGGTGCTGTCCAGCCCGGCTCCGGGCCTCGCCGCGAGCCTGGCGATGCGTCCGGCCCCGTAGGGCGGATCCCTCCGGTCGGGCGGCCCCCCCCCGCGAGCCCGGCCCGGCCCACGAGGGACCCCCAGGGCAGGCGTACCCGGCGCAATCGCGGGAAGGTGGGCCGTATGGTGCGAAAGCAAGAGGCAGAAGAGACGCAGCCGCCCGTCCCGGGGCCCGACCCCGACCCGGGCCCCAGCCCGTTCCCCGACCCCGAGCCCATGCCGCGGCCCGTACCGCCCGTACCCGGCCCGGTGCCCGAGCCGGACCCGATCCCGCCGCCCCCGGGGCCCGCGCCGATCCCGCAGCCCGGGCCCCTCAGCTGACCGTGCGGGGGGCTACGGGCGGACCTACGAGCGGACCTCGGTGCGGTCGCCGCTCCAGAGGGTGTGGAACGAGCCCTCGCGGTCGGTCCGCCGGTAGGTGTGCGCCCCGAAGAAGTCCCGCTGCCCCTGCGTGAGGGCCGCGGGCAGCCGCTCCGCGCGCAGCGCGTCGTAGTAGGCCAGTGAGGCCGCGAAGGCGGGAACCGGGATGCCCTGGCGCACCGCCGCCACCAGGACGGACCGCCAGCCGTCCTGCGCCGCCGCGATCTCCTCGGCGAAGTGCGCGTCCGCCAGCAGGCTCGGCAGCTCCGGCCGTGCGTCGTACGCAGCCCGGATCCGGTCCAGGAACGCAGCCCGGATGATGCAGCCGCCGCGCCACAGCGAGGCCACGGCGCCCAGGTCCACGTTCCAGCTGTACTCCTCGCTGCCGGCCCGGATCTGGTGGAAGCCCTGGGTGTACGAGACGATCTTCGACGCGTACAGCGCCTGCTCCACCTCGGCGGCGAAGGCCTCCGCCGCCTCCGGCGCGAGCGCCGCGGCCGTCGGGCCCGCGAGCCCGCGCGCGGCCGCCCGCAGGTCCGCGTGGCCGGAGACCGCGCGGGCGAAGACCGCCTCGGCGATGCCCGACACCGGCACCCCGAGGTCGAGGGCGATCTGCACGGTCCAGCGGCCGGTCCCCTTCTGCTCGGCGGCGTCGGCCACGACGTCGACGTACGGGCACCCGGTCGCGGCGTCGGTGTGCGCGAGCACCTCGGCCGTGATCTCGATCAGGTACGAGTCCAGGCGCCCCCGGTTCCACGCCCGGAAGGTCTCCGCGATCTTCGCGGGGGAGTAGCCGGCGACCTCGCGCAGCAGGTGGTACGCCTCGGCGATGAGCTGCATGTCGGCGTACTCGATGCCGTTGTGCACCATCTTGACGAAGTGTCCGGCACCGTCGGGCCCCACGTGCGAGGTGCACGGCGTCCCGTCGGCGGCCTTCGCGGAGATCTTCTCCAGCAGCGGTCCGAGGGAGGCGTACGACTGCGTCGAGCCGCCCGGCATGATGCTCGGGCCCAGCAGCGCACCCTCCTCGCCGCCGGAGATGCCCACGCCCACGAAGTGCAGTCCCTGCTCCCGCAGTTCCCGCTCGCGGCGCCGGGTGTCCTCGAAATGCGCGTTGCCGCCGTCGATGATGACGTCGCCCTCCTCCAGGAGAGGCGCGAACTCGCGGATCACGGCATCGGTCGGCTCCCCGGCCTTCACCATGATCACGATGCGCCGGGGGCGCTCCAGCGCGTCGACGAACTCCTTGGCCGACCCGGCCGCCACGAAGGCGCCCTCGTGCCCGAACTCCTCGACCAGTGCCGTGGTCTTGGCGGCGGTGCGGTTGTGCACGGCCACGGTGAATCCGTTGCGGGCGAAGTTGCGGGCGAGGTTGCTGCCCATGACAGCGAGTCCGGTGACGCCGATCTGGGCTGTGCTGGTGCTCATCGGTGCGCTCCTGCTTGCTTCGGTGTGCCTTCGGTGGGCGGGGAGCTCCGAAACTACCCCGCCCCGCGCCCCAGTGGATCTTTTACTCATCGAGATACAGTCAAGTTCCCTTGGCATGCGCCCCGTTGCGCCTCTTGTCACGCTGTGATCGCGCCGTTAGGTTGTGCGGTTCCTGATGTCTTCGATGGGGGCTCCCATGGGTGTACGGGGCCGGCACCGCCGGTATCAGCCGAGCAGCATCAACCGGGCCTCCCTGGCCGTCACCGCCGGCGGTGCCGGGATCGCGCTCCCGCTCATCGGGGCCGGAGTCGCCCACGCGGCTTCCGTGGACACCTGGAACAAGGTCGCCTCCTGCGAGTCGACGAACAACTGGCGCGTCAACACCGGCAACGGCTACTACGGCGGCCTCCAGTTCAGCCAGAGCACCTGGCGCGCCTTCGGCGGCACCGCCTACGCGCCGCGCGCCGACCTGGCCACCAAGGACCAGCAGATAGCGGTCGCGGAG encodes:
- the gndA gene encoding NADP-dependent phosphogluconate dehydrogenase; the encoded protein is MSTSTAQIGVTGLAVMGSNLARNFARNGFTVAVHNRTAAKTTALVEEFGHEGAFVAAGSAKEFVDALERPRRIVIMVKAGEPTDAVIREFAPLLEEGDVIIDGGNAHFEDTRRRERELREQGLHFVGVGISGGEEGALLGPSIMPGGSTQSYASLGPLLEKISAKAADGTPCTSHVGPDGAGHFVKMVHNGIEYADMQLIAEAYHLLREVAGYSPAKIAETFRAWNRGRLDSYLIEITAEVLAHTDAATGCPYVDVVADAAEQKGTGRWTVQIALDLGVPVSGIAEAVFARAVSGHADLRAAARGLAGPTAAALAPEAAEAFAAEVEQALYASKIVSYTQGFHQIRAGSEEYSWNVDLGAVASLWRGGCIIRAAFLDRIRAAYDARPELPSLLADAHFAEEIAAAQDGWRSVLVAAVRQGIPVPAFAASLAYYDALRAERLPAALTQGQRDFFGAHTYRRTDREGSFHTLWSGDRTEVRS
- a CDS encoding aspartate/glutamate racemase family protein, which codes for MVTDLLLLHTSPVHVPVFDALRDRNHPGAVLRHLVVPELLDRARAEGPESVAPALRGLLLAEAGPPVLVTCSTIGATAESLAPELGVPVLRVDRPMAAAAVRTGARIAVLAALESTLAPTGELLAEEAGERPVSVVPHLVAGAWDLFEAGDTAGYLARVAAVADSIAGADAADVVVLAQASMAGAAGLVTGPVVVLSSPAPGLAASLAMRPAP